From a single Streptomyces misionensis genomic region:
- a CDS encoding glycerophosphodiester phosphodiesterase, whose product MTHAPQFSPQVVAHRGASEDAPEHTLAAYRKAIEDGADALECDVRLTADGHLVCVHDRRVNRTSNGRGAVSALELADLAALDFGSWKNREAWRGRDEEPDWEHRPEDREETSVLTLERLLELVSDAGRRVELAIETKHPTRWAGQVEERLLTLLKRFGLDAPATAAESPVRIMSFSARSLHRVRTAAPTLPTVYLVQWLSPRLRDGRLPAGVGIAGPSVRIVRSHPGYVERLKRAGHQVHVWTVNEPADVDLCVRLGVDAIITNRPRAVLDQLGRLPSC is encoded by the coding sequence GTGACCCACGCACCACAGTTCTCCCCTCAGGTCGTCGCCCACCGGGGCGCCTCCGAGGACGCGCCCGAGCACACCCTGGCCGCCTACCGGAAGGCGATCGAGGACGGCGCGGACGCCCTCGAGTGCGACGTGCGGCTGACCGCCGACGGCCACCTGGTCTGCGTCCACGACCGGCGGGTGAACCGTACCTCCAACGGCCGCGGTGCCGTCTCCGCCCTGGAACTGGCCGACCTCGCCGCGCTGGACTTCGGTTCGTGGAAGAACCGGGAGGCCTGGCGCGGCCGGGACGAGGAGCCCGACTGGGAGCACCGGCCCGAGGACCGCGAGGAGACCTCGGTGCTCACCCTGGAGCGGCTGCTGGAGCTGGTCTCGGACGCCGGGCGCCGGGTCGAGCTGGCCATCGAGACCAAGCACCCCACCCGCTGGGCGGGCCAGGTCGAGGAGCGGCTGCTCACCCTGCTCAAGCGGTTCGGCCTCGACGCACCCGCCACCGCCGCCGAGTCCCCGGTGCGGATCATGAGCTTCTCGGCGCGCTCGCTGCACCGGGTGCGCACGGCCGCGCCCACGCTGCCGACGGTCTACCTGGTGCAGTGGCTCTCGCCCCGGCTGCGCGACGGCCGGCTGCCCGCCGGGGTGGGCATCGCGGGACCCTCGGTGCGCATCGTGCGCAGCCACCCCGGGTACGTGGAGCGGCTGAAGCGGGCGGGCCACCAGGTGCACGTGTGGACCGTGAACGAGCCCGCGGACGTCGACCTCTGCGTCCGGCTCGGTGTCGACGCCATCATCACCAACCGCCCGCGCGCGGTGCTGGACCAGCTCGGCCGCCTCCCCTCCTGTTGA
- a CDS encoding S1C family serine protease: MSTENEGNEVPPAPSAPPVPVASPDASPQAQGGTPGTEGPTGGPEQAAHPAGAEQPVGHQATAPGAPGGNEPTAPLPPVPGSAPTPSPAGAWPPPPSGIPGYGDGAAGAGGGAWGASYQQPAPKPRGRGGLVAAVLVAALVAGGLGGGLGYTLAKDNDNGGSTTVSASDNGAAQIKRAPGTIANVAAKALPSTVTIEAEGTNGDGGTGTGFVFDKQGHIITNNHVVADALDGGKLTATFPDGRKYDAEVVGHAQGYDVAVVKLKNPPSDLKPLVLGDSDKVAVGDETIAIGAPFGLSNTVTTGIISAKNRPVASSDGSSTSKASYMSALQTDASINPGNSGGPLLDASGAVIGINSAIQSTGSSGGFGSGGQSGSIGLGFAIPINQAKYVAQQLIKTGKPVYAKIGASVSLEDSSDGAKITDQGAAGAAAVEAGGPADKAGLKPGDVITKLDDSVIDSGPTLIGEIWTHQPGDKVTVTYKRGGEEHTAELTLGARVGDS, from the coding sequence GTGAGCACCGAGAACGAGGGCAACGAGGTACCCCCGGCCCCGTCCGCGCCTCCCGTGCCGGTGGCCTCTCCCGACGCGTCCCCGCAGGCGCAGGGCGGCACGCCCGGGACCGAGGGGCCGACGGGCGGACCCGAGCAGGCGGCACACCCGGCCGGGGCCGAGCAGCCGGTGGGGCACCAGGCGACGGCTCCGGGCGCGCCCGGCGGCAACGAGCCGACGGCTCCGCTGCCGCCCGTCCCCGGCAGCGCTCCCACCCCGTCCCCCGCCGGGGCCTGGCCGCCCCCGCCGTCCGGCATCCCCGGCTACGGCGACGGCGCCGCCGGCGCGGGTGGCGGTGCCTGGGGGGCGTCGTACCAGCAGCCCGCCCCCAAGCCGCGCGGCCGCGGCGGCCTGGTCGCGGCGGTCCTGGTGGCCGCGCTGGTCGCGGGCGGACTCGGCGGCGGTCTCGGCTACACGCTGGCCAAGGACAACGACAACGGCGGCTCCACCACCGTCTCCGCCTCCGACAACGGCGCCGCGCAGATCAAGCGCGCGCCCGGCACCATCGCCAACGTGGCCGCCAAGGCGCTGCCCAGCACGGTCACCATCGAGGCCGAGGGCACCAACGGCGACGGCGGTACCGGCACCGGCTTCGTCTTCGACAAGCAGGGCCACATCATCACCAACAACCACGTGGTGGCGGACGCCCTCGACGGCGGCAAGCTGACCGCGACGTTCCCGGACGGCCGGAAGTACGACGCCGAGGTCGTCGGGCACGCCCAGGGCTACGACGTCGCGGTGGTCAAGCTCAAGAACCCGCCGTCGGACCTCAAGCCCCTCGTCCTCGGCGACTCCGACAAGGTGGCCGTCGGCGACGAGACCATCGCCATCGGCGCCCCCTTCGGCCTGTCCAACACGGTGACCACCGGCATCATCAGCGCCAAGAACCGCCCGGTGGCCTCCAGCGACGGCAGCTCCACGAGCAAGGCGTCGTACATGAGCGCGCTCCAGACCGACGCGTCCATCAACCCGGGCAACTCCGGCGGCCCGCTGCTGGACGCCTCCGGCGCGGTGATCGGGATCAACTCGGCGATCCAGTCCACCGGCAGCAGCGGCGGCTTCGGCTCCGGCGGCCAGTCCGGCTCGATCGGCCTCGGCTTCGCCATCCCGATCAACCAGGCCAAGTACGTCGCCCAGCAGCTGATCAAGACCGGCAAGCCGGTGTACGCCAAGATCGGCGCGTCCGTCTCCCTGGAGGACTCCTCGGACGGCGCGAAGATCACCGACCAGGGCGCGGCCGGCGCCGCCGCGGTCGAGGCGGGCGGCCCCGCCGACAAGGCGGGCCTGAAGCCCGGGGACGTCATCACCAAGCTCGACGACTCGGTGATCGACAGCGGTCCCACCCTGATCGGCGAGATCTGGACGCACCAGCCCGGCGACAAGGTGACGGTCACCTACAAGCGCGGCGGCGAGGAGCACACCGCCGAGCTGACCCTGGGCGCCCGGGTCGGCGACAGCTGA
- a CDS encoding ASCH domain-containing protein: MTETAAPRVHELNLYRRYFDLVATGQKTIEVRVKYPHLEDLAAGDVIRFRIKGTDESCDVLVKRVTEYKTFAELLDGEGPANVNPASSREQQLANIREIYPAEKEALGALAIKIELLPR; encoded by the coding sequence ATGACGGAAACTGCCGCCCCGCGCGTCCACGAACTGAACCTCTACCGCCGGTACTTCGACCTGGTCGCCACTGGTCAGAAGACGATCGAGGTGCGGGTGAAGTATCCCCACCTCGAAGACCTGGCCGCTGGAGACGTCATCCGCTTCCGCATCAAGGGCACGGACGAGAGCTGTGACGTCCTGGTCAAGCGGGTCACGGAGTACAAGACGTTCGCGGAACTGCTCGACGGGGAGGGGCCTGCGAACGTCAACCCGGCCTCCTCCCGCGAGCAGCAGCTCGCCAACATCCGCGAGATCTACCCGGCGGAGAAGGAAGCGCTCGGCGCGCTCGCCATCAAGATCGAGCTCCTGCCGCGGTAA
- a CDS encoding PP2C family protein-serine/threonine phosphatase has translation MTTGGRASGESVPDRTQSFGEEVLGTLLDRAHVLPPHRIGPIVADAVGRLGGRDISVLLQDYGQWLLVPLPSDGLVTGDPQSIDGSHAGRAFLDTHSVEVSLGDGVRVHVPLLDGGDQVGVMSVTLNSVDDDVRRLLRRIACVVADMLVTKHSYTDLFFLSRRREPMTVAAEIQWSLLPPLAMIMPRVAVAGILEPAYDVAGDSFDYALNDDMLHVAMIDAMGHGLSAAVMATVAIGAYRHARRSAINLSEIYFFMDQAVADQFGPDHFVTAQMMRLDTATGRLQWVNAGHPAPLLLRGDRVVSRLDSPTTLPVGFGGEEPVISERALKPGDRILCFTDGLIEQHEPGEQPFGERRLIDWVNRVASVRMGPRAMSRSLSHALKNARGGRTTDDATILLIEWLGSSESDHIVL, from the coding sequence ATGACGACTGGCGGGAGAGCATCCGGGGAGAGCGTCCCGGACCGTACCCAGTCCTTCGGGGAAGAAGTGCTGGGCACGTTGCTTGACCGCGCCCATGTGCTGCCGCCTCATCGCATCGGCCCGATCGTCGCGGACGCGGTCGGCAGGCTGGGCGGGCGGGACATCTCCGTGCTGCTTCAGGACTACGGACAGTGGCTCCTCGTTCCACTGCCCAGTGACGGCCTGGTCACCGGGGACCCGCAGTCGATCGACGGATCACACGCCGGCCGGGCATTCCTGGACACCCATTCTGTCGAGGTATCGCTCGGCGACGGTGTGCGTGTCCACGTCCCCCTCCTGGACGGCGGGGACCAGGTGGGTGTCATGTCCGTCACCCTGAACAGTGTCGATGACGACGTTCGGCGCTTGCTGCGCCGGATCGCCTGCGTGGTTGCGGACATGTTGGTCACCAAGCACAGCTACACCGACTTGTTCTTTCTCTCCAGGCGACGGGAGCCTATGACCGTGGCGGCGGAGATCCAGTGGTCACTGCTCCCCCCGCTGGCGATGATCATGCCGCGCGTGGCGGTGGCGGGCATCCTGGAGCCGGCGTACGACGTGGCGGGGGACAGCTTCGACTACGCCCTGAACGACGACATGCTGCACGTGGCGATGATCGATGCGATGGGGCACGGCCTGAGTGCCGCCGTGATGGCGACCGTCGCCATCGGTGCCTACCGGCACGCACGCCGCAGTGCCATCAACCTGTCCGAGATCTACTTCTTCATGGACCAGGCCGTGGCGGACCAGTTCGGCCCCGACCACTTCGTCACCGCCCAGATGATGCGTCTCGACACCGCGACGGGACGGCTGCAGTGGGTCAACGCCGGACACCCCGCGCCTTTGCTCCTGCGCGGTGACCGGGTTGTCAGCCGTCTCGACAGCCCCACTACCCTGCCGGTCGGGTTCGGCGGCGAAGAGCCTGTGATCAGCGAACGCGCACTGAAACCGGGCGATCGCATCCTCTGCTTCACGGACGGGCTCATCGAGCAGCACGAGCCCGGCGAGCAGCCCTTCGGCGAGCGCCGGCTGATCGACTGGGTCAACCGTGTGGCAAGCGTCAGGATGGGCCCGCGGGCGATGTCACGCTCGCTTTCCCACGCCCTCAAGAATGCCCGCGGGGGACGCACCACTGATGACGCGACGATCTTGCTCATCGAGTGGTTGGGGTCTTCGGAGAGCGATCACATCGTGCTGTGA
- a CDS encoding bifunctional DNA primase/polymerase, whose translation MATTDRRATTLALAHALSAAEHGLAVLPLSRTKLPALRSPHHGDRGPVCHGACGRLGHGVYDASSDPARVRAMFAAAPWATGYGIACGLPPYHLIGVDLDTKSGTDAPAALRELGLRHRFTVPRTVVVLTPSGGRHLWLTGPPDVVVPNSAGRLAPGIDIRGAGGYLVGPGSRTDHGVYSTAPGTAHLPPAACPPALLRLLLPPPRPARHPAPAHTGHGLVHFVLTAHEGQRNTRLFWAACRAYENGIGPALATPLTEAARHTGLPEHEARATIASAARMTGHRP comes from the coding sequence ATGGCCACCACCGACCGGCGGGCCACGACCCTGGCCCTCGCCCACGCGTTGTCCGCCGCCGAACACGGCCTGGCCGTCCTCCCGCTGTCCCGGACGAAGCTCCCGGCCCTGCGCTCCCCGCACCACGGCGACCGCGGCCCGGTCTGCCACGGCGCGTGCGGCCGCCTCGGCCACGGGGTGTACGACGCCTCCAGCGACCCGGCGCGCGTCCGCGCGATGTTCGCCGCCGCGCCCTGGGCCACCGGCTACGGCATCGCCTGCGGGCTGCCCCCGTACCACCTGATCGGCGTCGACCTGGACACCAAGTCCGGCACGGACGCCCCGGCCGCCCTGCGCGAGCTGGGCCTGCGGCACCGGTTCACCGTCCCGCGGACCGTCGTGGTGCTCACCCCGAGCGGCGGCCGGCACCTGTGGCTGACCGGGCCCCCGGACGTCGTCGTCCCGAACTCGGCGGGCCGGCTCGCGCCCGGCATCGACATCCGCGGCGCCGGCGGCTATCTGGTCGGCCCCGGCTCCCGCACCGACCACGGCGTCTACTCCACCGCTCCCGGCACCGCCCACCTGCCCCCGGCCGCCTGCCCGCCGGCCCTGCTGCGGCTGCTGCTCCCGCCCCCGCGCCCCGCCCGGCACCCGGCGCCCGCGCACACCGGCCACGGCCTCGTCCACTTCGTCCTCACCGCGCACGAGGGCCAGCGCAACACCCGGCTGTTCTGGGCCGCCTGCCGCGCCTACGAGAACGGCATCGGCCCCGCCCTCGCCACCCCCCTCACCGAGGCCGCCCGCCACACCGGCCTGCCCGAACACGAGGCCCGCGCGACCATCGCCTCGGCGGCGAGGATGACCGGCCACCGACCGTAG
- a CDS encoding SigE family RNA polymerase sigma factor yields the protein MTTPVCTSASAAAPAYPTFSSYVRARRPVLLRAARSLTANPSDAEDLLQTALAKTYAAWERIENQRALDGYVRRALLNTRTSQWRKRRVDEFCCDELPEPEPVPGDDPAERQALHDAMWRAIMKLPARQRAMVVLRYYEDLSEVQTAEVLGVSVGTVKSAVSRALGKLREDPELDPAR from the coding sequence ATGACCACACCCGTCTGCACCAGCGCCTCGGCGGCGGCCCCGGCGTACCCGACGTTCTCGTCGTACGTGCGTGCCCGCCGGCCCGTTCTGCTGCGCGCCGCGCGCTCGCTGACCGCGAATCCCAGCGATGCCGAGGACCTGCTGCAGACCGCGCTCGCCAAGACCTACGCGGCCTGGGAGCGGATCGAGAACCAGCGGGCGCTGGACGGCTATGTGCGCCGCGCGCTGCTGAACACACGGACCTCGCAGTGGCGCAAGCGCCGGGTGGACGAGTTCTGCTGCGACGAACTGCCCGAGCCGGAGCCGGTGCCCGGCGACGACCCGGCCGAGCGGCAGGCGCTGCACGACGCGATGTGGCGGGCGATCATGAAGCTGCCGGCGCGGCAGCGGGCCATGGTCGTCCTCAGGTACTACGAGGACCTCAGCGAGGTGCAGACCGCCGAGGTGCTCGGGGTCTCGGTCGGCACGGTGAAGTCGGCGGTCTCCCGGGCGCTCGGCAAGCTCCGGGAGGACCCGGAACTGGACCCCGCGAGATGA